A region of Mesorhizobium sp. M3A.F.Ca.ET.080.04.2.1 DNA encodes the following proteins:
- the prfB gene encoding peptide chain release factor 2 (programmed frameshift) — protein sequence MRAETQNIVDEIRQAITLLRRHFDWDQAIKRLEYLNVRAEDSSLWNDPLEAQKLMRERQELEEGIAAVKGLTQALEDNIGLIELGEEEGDEGVVAEAEAALRSMQGEAKARQVETLLSGEADANDTYLEIHAGAGGTESQDWASMLLRMYTRWAERRRFKVEVLEVHEGEEAGIKSATVLIKGHNAYGWLKTESGVHRLVRISPYDSNARRHTSFASVWVYPVIDDTIEINVSESDVRIDTYRSSGSGGQHVNTTDSAVRITHLATGIAVACQAERSQHKNRAKAWEMLRSRLYEEELKKREAVANATEASKSDIGWGHQIRSYVLQPYQLVKDLRTGVESTSPSSVLDGDLDEFMEASLSHRIEGGAGEMVADLD from the exons ATGCGCGCGGAAACGCAGAACATTGTCGACGAGATCAGGCAGGCGATAACCCTGCTGAGGAGGCAT TTTGACTGGGATCAGGCCATCAAGCGGCTTGAATACCTGAACGTCCGCGCCGAGGATTCCAGCCTCTGGAACGATCCCCTGGAAGCGCAGAAGCTGATGCGCGAGCGCCAGGAACTCGAGGAGGGCATCGCGGCGGTCAAGGGCCTGACACAGGCGCTCGAAGACAATATCGGCCTGATCGAGCTCGGCGAGGAAGAGGGCGACGAAGGCGTCGTCGCCGAAGCTGAGGCGGCGCTCCGCTCAATGCAGGGCGAGGCGAAGGCCCGCCAGGTCGAGACGCTGCTATCGGGCGAGGCCGACGCCAACGACACCTATCTCGAAATTCATGCCGGCGCCGGCGGCACCGAGAGCCAGGACTGGGCCTCGATGCTTCTGCGCATGTATACGCGCTGGGCAGAGCGGCGGCGCTTCAAGGTCGAGGTGCTGGAAGTCCACGAAGGCGAAGAGGCTGGCATCAAGTCGGCCACGGTGCTCATCAAGGGCCACAATGCCTATGGCTGGCTGAAGACGGAGTCCGGCGTCCATCGCCTGGTGCGCATCTCGCCTTACGACAGCAATGCGCGCCGCCACACCTCGTTTGCCAGCGTCTGGGTCTATCCGGTCATCGACGATACGATCGAGATCAATGTTTCGGAATCCGACGTCCGCATCGACACCTACCGCTCCTCCGGTTCGGGCGGCCAGCACGTCAACACGACCGACTCGGCAGTCCGCATCACCCATCTTGCGACCGGCATCGCGGTTGCCTGCCAGGCCGAGCGCTCGCAGCACAAGAACCGGGCCAAGGCCTGGGAGATGCTGCGCTCGCGGCTCTACGAGGAAGAGCTGAAGAAGCGCGAGGCCGTCGCCAACGCCACCGAGGCGTCGAAGAGCGATATCGGCTGGGGCCACCAGATTCGCTCCTACGTGCTGCAGCCCTACCAACTGGTGAAGGACCTGCGCACCGGGGTTGAGAGCACCAGCCCGTCGAGCGTGCTCGACGGCGACCTCGACGAATTCATGGAGGCCTCGCTGTCGCACCGTATCGAAGGCGGCGCCGGCGAAATGGTGGCGGATCTCGACTAG
- a CDS encoding OmpA family protein, whose protein sequence is MKKTVLVVVATAVLVSACTTTDPYTGDQKISNTAAGAGLGALAGAGIGLLAGGNDRRNALIGAGIGALAGGAIGATMDQNEAELRRQLQGTGVSVTRAGDQIILNMPSDITFNVDQDAVKPGFYPVLNSVALVLNKFRQTTVDVFGHTDSTGGDEHNFDLSQRRALAVANYLSGQGVDSRRFAVTGFGKTRPIASNATAAGRAQNRRVEIQLSPLT, encoded by the coding sequence ATGAAGAAGACTGTGCTCGTCGTCGTGGCGACGGCTGTGCTCGTGAGCGCCTGCACCACCACCGATCCGTATACCGGCGACCAGAAGATCTCCAACACAGCCGCTGGTGCTGGCCTTGGCGCGCTCGCAGGCGCCGGCATCGGTCTGCTCGCCGGCGGCAATGACCGCCGCAACGCACTGATCGGCGCGGGCATTGGCGCGCTGGCCGGCGGCGCGATCGGCGCGACCATGGATCAGAACGAAGCCGAACTGCGGCGCCAACTGCAGGGCACCGGCGTCAGCGTGACCCGCGCCGGCGACCAGATCATCCTCAACATGCCATCCGACATCACTTTCAACGTCGACCAGGATGCGGTGAAGCCGGGCTTCTATCCGGTTCTGAACTCGGTAGCACTGGTGCTGAACAAGTTCCGCCAGACCACGGTCGACGTCTTCGGCCACACCGACTCGACCGGCGGCGACGAGCATAATTTCGACCTGTCGCAGCGCCGGGCGCTGGCCGTCGCAAATTATCTTTCCGGACAAGGCGTCGATTCCCGCCGCTTCGCCGTCACCGGCTTCGGCAAAACCCGTCCGATCGCCTCCAACGCTACGGCCGCCGGCCGCGCGCAGAACCGGCGCGTCGAGATTCAACTGTCGCCGCTCACCTGA
- a CDS encoding penicillin-binding protein 1A encodes MIRLIGYFFGIGTTLALLVAAGLAIYIGHLAKDLPDYEVLAKYEPPVTTRIHASDGSLMAEYARERRLYLPIQAIPDRVKAAFMSAEDKNFYNHPGIDVTGLGRAIIVNLQNFGSGRRQVGASTITQQVAKNFLLTSDQTYERKIKEMILAFRIEQAYSKDRILELYLNEIFFGFGAYGVAGAALTYFDKSVNELTVAEAAYLASLPKGPNNYHPFKHADRAIERRNWVIDQMVENGYVTREEGDKAKAEPLGVTPRRNGSYLFAGEYFTEEVRRQIIARYGENALYEGGLSVRTTLDPKIQLIARKAMQNGLLKYDTLRGYRGPVTHIDISGDWGVPLGNVKGLEDVPEWRLAVVLDSSAEGLTIGIQPARQVSGELVKERVEGTVSKEDMGFAMRHIVNGKSVRAKSPAEVLEPGDVVFVQKNEGSDNAYSLRQVPEVEGGLVAMDPHTGRVLAMVGGFSYAQSEFNRATQAMRQPGSSFKPIVYSAALDNGYTPASVIMDGPITIQSGNTTWTPKNYDGTAAGPATLRSGIEKSRNLMTVRLANDMGMKLVVEYAERFGVYDHLAPYLPMALGSGETTVMRMVSAYSIMANGGKSIKPSLIDRIQDRYGKTVFKQDERGCEGCNASEWKNQPEPELVDNSEQVLDPMTAYQITSMMEGVVQRGTGATIAELGRHIAGKTGTTNDEKDAWFIGFTPNLVVGLYMGYDNPRGLGKGATGGGLAAPIFKDFMRVALDGTPNVDFQVPEGMKMIAINRKTGMRAAEGDPNTIIEAFKPGTGPADSYWVIGMGADGSNGSGGALSPQANQAIQDGGGGLY; translated from the coding sequence ATGATTCGTCTCATCGGCTATTTCTTCGGCATCGGCACGACGCTCGCCCTGCTGGTCGCGGCTGGCCTGGCCATCTACATCGGCCATCTGGCGAAGGATCTGCCCGACTATGAGGTGCTGGCCAAATACGAACCGCCGGTGACCACGCGCATCCATGCGTCCGATGGCTCGCTGATGGCCGAGTATGCGCGCGAGCGGCGTCTTTATCTGCCGATTCAGGCAATTCCGGATCGCGTCAAGGCCGCCTTCATGTCGGCCGAGGACAAGAACTTCTACAACCACCCCGGGATCGACGTCACCGGCCTCGGCCGTGCCATCATCGTCAACCTCCAGAATTTCGGTTCCGGCCGGCGACAAGTGGGCGCCTCCACGATCACCCAGCAGGTCGCCAAGAACTTTCTGCTGACCTCCGACCAGACCTACGAGCGCAAGATCAAGGAGATGATCCTGGCCTTCCGCATCGAGCAGGCCTATTCGAAGGACCGCATCCTCGAGCTCTATCTCAACGAGATCTTCTTCGGCTTCGGCGCCTACGGCGTCGCCGGTGCCGCGCTCACCTATTTCGACAAGTCGGTCAACGAGCTCACCGTTGCCGAAGCCGCCTATCTCGCTTCGCTGCCCAAGGGTCCCAACAACTATCATCCCTTCAAGCATGCCGATCGAGCCATCGAGCGCCGCAACTGGGTCATCGACCAGATGGTCGAGAACGGTTACGTCACTCGCGAGGAAGGCGACAAGGCCAAGGCCGAGCCGCTTGGCGTGACGCCGCGCCGCAACGGCTCCTACCTGTTCGCGGGCGAGTATTTCACCGAGGAGGTGCGCCGCCAGATCATCGCCCGCTACGGCGAGAACGCCCTTTACGAAGGCGGCCTTTCGGTGCGTACCACGCTCGATCCGAAGATCCAGCTCATCGCCCGCAAGGCGATGCAGAACGGCCTGCTGAAATACGACACGCTGCGCGGTTATCGCGGGCCGGTGACCCATATCGACATCTCCGGCGACTGGGGCGTGCCGCTTGGCAATGTCAAGGGGCTGGAAGACGTGCCCGAATGGAGGCTGGCGGTGGTGCTCGACAGCTCCGCCGAGGGCCTGACCATCGGCATCCAGCCGGCGCGCCAGGTCTCGGGCGAACTCGTCAAGGAGCGCGTCGAGGGCACAGTCAGCAAGGAAGACATGGGCTTTGCCATGCGCCACATCGTCAACGGCAAGTCCGTCAGGGCGAAATCGCCCGCGGAAGTGCTTGAGCCCGGCGATGTCGTCTTCGTGCAGAAGAACGAAGGCTCCGACAATGCCTACAGCCTGCGCCAGGTGCCCGAGGTCGAAGGCGGCCTGGTTGCCATGGACCCGCATACCGGCCGAGTCCTGGCCATGGTCGGAGGCTTCTCCTATGCGCAGTCGGAATTCAACCGCGCGACCCAGGCGATGCGTCAGCCCGGCTCGTCATTCAAGCCGATCGTCTATTCGGCGGCGCTCGACAATGGCTACACCCCGGCTTCGGTGATCATGGACGGTCCGATCACCATCCAGAGCGGCAACACGACATGGACCCCGAAGAACTATGACGGTACGGCGGCCGGCCCCGCCACCCTGCGCTCCGGCATCGAGAAGTCGCGCAACCTGATGACCGTGCGGCTTGCCAACGACATGGGCATGAAGCTGGTCGTGGAATATGCCGAACGTTTCGGCGTCTACGACCATCTGGCGCCATATCTGCCGATGGCGCTGGGGTCAGGCGAAACGACGGTCATGCGCATGGTTTCGGCCTATTCGATCATGGCCAATGGCGGCAAATCAATCAAACCGTCGCTGATCGACCGCATCCAGGACCGCTACGGCAAGACCGTGTTCAAGCAGGACGAGCGCGGCTGCGAAGGCTGCAATGCCAGCGAATGGAAGAACCAGCCCGAACCTGAACTGGTGGACAATTCCGAGCAGGTGCTCGACCCGATGACGGCCTACCAGATCACCTCCATGATGGAAGGCGTGGTGCAGCGCGGCACCGGCGCCACCATCGCCGAGCTCGGCCGTCACATCGCTGGCAAGACCGGCACCACCAACGACGAGAAGGATGCCTGGTTCATCGGCTTCACGCCGAACCTCGTCGTCGGTCTGTACATGGGCTACGACAACCCGCGCGGCCTCGGCAAGGGCGCCACGGGCGGCGGCCTGGCGGCGCCGATCTTCAAGGATTTCATGCGCGTGGCGCTCGACGGCACGCCGAATGTCGACTTCCAGGTACCGGAAGGCATGAAGATGATCGCCATCAACCGCAAGACTGGCATGCGCGCGGCCGAGGGCGATCCCAACACCATCATCGAGGCGTTCAAGCCTGGCACCGGCCCGGCCGACAGCTATTGGGTCATCGGCATGGGCGCGGACGGCTCCAACGGCTCCGGCGGAGCGCTGTCGCCGCAGGCCAACCAGGCCATCCAGGACGGCGGCGGCGGCCTCTACTGA
- a CDS encoding N-acetylmuramoyl-L-alanine amidase, translating into MGPSGTANKWRGAVRHLPHLAWLLFLLTTLLGLADVSRADALLAATSYKMAGDATKMRIVVAFDREPEVKWFLLRGPNRLVIDLPRTRFAVIAKDTRPRGLVRAVRYGDQGQGSRLILTGKGPFAVDKLDVLKNDEGSGYRIAIDMSAASEREFDEALANQSLTTGSTVSTDKGARVGTGPVSAPGHRFTIVIDPGHGGVDGGAESAGGTVEKNVTLAFATELRDKLAAVGSYDVFMTRDKDEYLTLDDRVRIARQHEADLLISIHADTINVRGIRGATVYTLSDKASDPEAQALADRENLSDQFAGLVIKDDNKEVTDILIDLIRRETHSFSMSFAHTLVGQLSTSVGLINNPQRSAGFKVLKAPDVPSVLVELGYLSNTKDEAQLLSADWRGKAAQSITNAVALFAAAKTGTQTGG; encoded by the coding sequence ATGGGACCGTCAGGCACCGCAAACAAGTGGCGTGGCGCTGTCAGGCACCTCCCGCACCTGGCATGGCTGCTTTTCCTGCTGACGACGCTGCTTGGTCTTGCAGATGTCTCACGAGCCGATGCCTTGCTTGCCGCAACCAGCTACAAGATGGCGGGCGATGCCACCAAGATGCGCATCGTGGTAGCTTTCGACCGCGAGCCCGAAGTCAAATGGTTCCTGCTGCGCGGGCCCAATCGCCTCGTCATCGACCTGCCACGGACGCGCTTCGCCGTCATCGCCAAGGACACCAGGCCGCGCGGGCTGGTGCGGGCCGTGCGCTACGGCGACCAGGGACAGGGCTCGCGGCTGATCCTGACTGGCAAGGGGCCGTTTGCGGTCGACAAGCTCGACGTGCTCAAGAATGACGAGGGCAGCGGCTATCGCATCGCCATCGACATGTCGGCTGCCTCGGAGCGGGAATTCGACGAAGCCTTGGCCAACCAGTCGTTGACGACCGGTTCGACCGTTTCCACCGACAAGGGCGCCAGGGTCGGCACAGGGCCGGTCTCCGCGCCTGGCCACCGTTTCACGATCGTCATCGATCCCGGCCATGGTGGCGTGGACGGCGGCGCGGAAAGCGCCGGCGGCACAGTCGAGAAGAACGTCACGCTCGCCTTCGCCACCGAGTTGCGCGACAAGCTCGCCGCGGTCGGGAGCTACGACGTGTTCATGACGCGCGACAAGGACGAGTACCTGACGCTGGACGATCGGGTGCGCATCGCCCGCCAGCACGAGGCCGACCTGCTGATCTCGATCCACGCCGATACCATCAACGTCCGTGGCATCCGTGGCGCCACCGTCTATACGCTGTCGGACAAAGCCTCCGACCCGGAAGCGCAGGCGCTGGCCGATCGCGAAAATCTGTCGGACCAGTTCGCAGGCTTGGTGATCAAGGACGACAACAAGGAAGTCACGGACATTCTGATCGACCTGATCCGCCGCGAGACCCACAGCTTCTCGATGAGCTTTGCCCACACTTTGGTCGGGCAGTTGTCGACCAGCGTCGGTCTCATCAACAATCCGCAACGCTCGGCCGGCTTCAAGGTGCTCAAGGCGCCCGACGTACCTTCGGTGCTGGTCGAACTCGGCTACCTCTCCAACACCAAGGACGAGGCGCAACTCCTGAGTGCGGACTGGCGCGGCAAGGCGGCACAGAGCATAACCAACGCCGTCGCTCTCTTTGCCGCCGCCAAGACTGGTACGCAGACGGGTGGCTGA
- a CDS encoding DEAD/DEAH box helicase — MSSDTTIAQEALTFTDLGLSPKVLSAVTDAGYTQPTPIQAGAIPHALLGKDVLGIAQTGTGKTASFVLPMLTRLEKGRARARMPRTLILEPTRELAAQVEENFIKYGKNHKLNIALLIGGVSFDEQDKKLERGADVLIATPGRLLDHRERGKLLLNGVEILVIDEADRMLDMGFIPDIERICEMIPFTRQTLFFSATMPPEITKLTEKFLHAPVRVEVSKAASTATSITQRLVKSGSKPWEKRETLRNLMKAESEGLKNAIIFCNRKVEVSELFRSLLKYDFDAGALHGDMDQRARMQMLANFRDGKLRYLVASDVAARGLDIPDVSHVFNYDVPIHAEDYVHRIGRTGRAGRSGKSFTIATRADTKYIDAIERLIGTEIEWHDGDLSTVTESEGEEAPRRGRGAPRRAGRKDEERKGRGERKKGADRHAGHGEDETPVAPRDEQPVAEVTDIAERRARKDAIRSENDRKGSANRNDQRGDQRSPRDNRPARHRQEEDDATVGFGDDVPAFMRIVAKV, encoded by the coding sequence TTGTCCTCAGACACCACGATCGCTCAAGAAGCGTTGACGTTCACCGACCTCGGCCTGTCGCCGAAGGTCCTCTCCGCAGTCACCGATGCCGGTTACACGCAGCCGACTCCGATCCAGGCCGGCGCCATTCCGCACGCGCTTCTGGGCAAGGACGTGCTGGGCATTGCCCAGACCGGCACCGGCAAGACCGCCTCCTTCGTGCTGCCGATGCTGACACGGCTGGAAAAGGGCCGCGCCCGCGCGCGCATGCCGCGCACGCTGATCCTCGAGCCGACGCGCGAACTCGCCGCGCAGGTCGAAGAGAACTTCATCAAATACGGCAAGAACCACAAGCTCAACATCGCGTTGCTGATCGGCGGCGTTTCGTTCGATGAGCAGGACAAGAAGCTGGAGCGCGGCGCAGACGTGCTGATCGCCACGCCTGGCCGTCTGCTCGACCACCGCGAACGTGGCAAGCTGCTGCTCAACGGCGTCGAGATCCTCGTCATCGACGAGGCGGACCGTATGCTCGACATGGGTTTCATTCCCGACATCGAGCGCATCTGCGAGATGATCCCATTCACGCGCCAGACGCTGTTCTTCTCGGCGACTATGCCGCCGGAGATCACCAAGCTCACCGAAAAATTCCTGCACGCTCCAGTGCGTGTCGAGGTCTCGAAGGCCGCCTCCACCGCGACCAGCATCACGCAGCGGCTGGTAAAGTCGGGCTCCAAGCCGTGGGAGAAGCGCGAGACGCTGCGCAACCTGATGAAGGCTGAAAGCGAGGGGCTGAAAAACGCTATCATCTTCTGCAACCGCAAGGTCGAGGTGTCGGAGCTTTTCCGTTCGTTGCTGAAGTATGATTTCGACGCCGGCGCGCTGCATGGCGACATGGACCAGCGCGCCCGCATGCAGATGCTTGCCAATTTCCGTGACGGCAAGCTGCGCTACCTAGTGGCATCCGACGTCGCCGCTCGCGGTCTCGACATCCCCGATGTCAGCCACGTCTTCAACTACGACGTGCCGATCCATGCCGAGGACTATGTCCACCGCATCGGCCGCACCGGCCGCGCCGGCCGTTCGGGCAAGTCCTTCACGATCGCAACGCGCGCGGACACCAAATATATCGACGCCATCGAAAGGCTGATCGGCACCGAGATCGAGTGGCATGACGGCGATCTGTCGACGGTGACCGAAAGCGAGGGCGAGGAAGCACCGCGCCGTGGCCGCGGTGCCCCGCGCCGGGCCGGCCGCAAGGACGAGGAACGCAAAGGCCGCGGCGAGCGCAAGAAGGGCGCCGACCGCCATGCCGGGCACGGCGAGGACGAAACGCCTGTTGCGCCGCGCGATGAGCAGCCGGTCGCCGAGGTCACCGATATCGCCGAGCGCCGCGCCCGCAAGGACGCGATCCGCTCCGAGAACGACCGCAAGGGCTCCGCCAATCGCAACGACCAGCGCGGTGACCAGCGTTCGCCACGGGACAACCGCCCTGCCCGTCATCGTCAGGAAGAAGACGACGCGACCGTCGGCTTTGGCGACGACGTGCCGGCTTTCATGCGGATCGTCGCCAAGGTCTGA
- a CDS encoding MBL fold metallo-hydrolase — MNLLPVVGAPDWYETIRMGDDITLIHEPWIKPFFRCNIWHVRGRDRDLLFDTGLGHFSLRRHVPLVSERKLLCVASHTHFDHIGCHHEFSERCVHSAEAEILADPRNEWTVADRYATDAMFDGLPEGWEAARYRILPAPASRLLEGGDVVDLGDRTFEVIHTPGHSPGGIALYERKTGILLSGDIVYDGPLIDDVYHSDIGDYVDTMLSMRELDVSVVHGGHFPSFGKVRYRQLIDEYLAHKRQSGCHLQRSR, encoded by the coding sequence ATGAACCTTCTTCCGGTCGTAGGCGCTCCGGACTGGTACGAAACCATCCGCATGGGCGACGACATCACGCTTATCCATGAGCCGTGGATAAAGCCGTTCTTCCGCTGCAACATCTGGCACGTGCGCGGGCGCGACCGCGACTTGCTGTTCGACACCGGCCTTGGCCATTTCAGCCTCAGGCGCCACGTTCCCCTGGTCAGCGAGCGCAAGCTCCTGTGCGTCGCCAGCCACACGCATTTCGATCACATCGGCTGCCATCATGAATTTTCGGAGCGTTGCGTGCACTCGGCCGAAGCGGAAATCCTGGCCGACCCGCGCAACGAATGGACGGTCGCCGACCGCTACGCCACCGATGCGATGTTCGACGGCCTGCCTGAGGGCTGGGAGGCGGCGCGCTACCGCATCCTGCCGGCGCCCGCGAGCCGGCTGCTGGAAGGTGGAGACGTGGTCGATCTTGGCGACCGCACCTTCGAGGTCATCCACACGCCGGGACATTCGCCCGGCGGCATCGCGCTTTACGAGAGAAAGACCGGCATTCTGCTGTCCGGCGATATCGTCTATGACGGCCCGCTGATCGACGACGTCTATCACTCAGACATCGGCGACTATGTCGATACGATGCTGTCAATGCGAGAGCTCGATGTCTCGGTCGTGCATGGCGGGCATTTCCCGAGCTTCGGCAAGGTACGCTACCGACAGCTCATCGACGAATACCTCGCGCACAAGCGCCAGTCGGGGTGCCACCTTCAGCGGAGCCGGTGA
- a CDS encoding ABC transporter ATP-binding protein has protein sequence MSAPLVDIRNVSHRFGQHPVLKNVSLAIEPGSYTILLGPSGSGKTTLLSILGGFVTPSEGKVFIRGEDCTSVPPAKRPTTTVFQDYALFPHMSVGSNVGFGLRMQGVDGATRAAKAREALALVGLSTAFDKKPHQLSGGQRQRVALARALVIEPAVLLLDEPLGALDLKLRRQMQDELKAIQKRVGTAFVHVTHDQEEAMALADHCVVMNDGRIEDEGSPERVYARPKTRFSATFMGESTIVAGKADDPQGGRVTVATKLGPVSVPGTSPAGRGVALGIRPEHLLLGDAKGDVALGTARISDVVFQGSFKRVLAASMQDPALQFIAKAPVAATVEAGDTVAVSCNAGDIILLAD, from the coding sequence ATGAGCGCCCCCCTGGTCGACATCCGCAACGTCTCGCACCGCTTCGGCCAGCATCCGGTGCTGAAGAACGTCTCGCTCGCCATCGAACCCGGCAGCTACACGATCCTGCTCGGGCCGTCAGGCTCCGGCAAGACGACGCTGCTTTCGATCCTTGGCGGCTTCGTCACGCCCAGCGAAGGCAAGGTTTTCATCCGCGGCGAGGATTGCACCTCCGTGCCGCCGGCCAAGCGCCCGACGACGACGGTGTTCCAGGATTATGCGCTGTTCCCGCATATGAGCGTCGGCAGCAATGTCGGATTCGGGCTTCGCATGCAGGGTGTCGATGGCGCTACCCGGGCGGCGAAAGCGCGCGAGGCCCTGGCGCTCGTCGGTCTGTCAACAGCCTTCGACAAGAAGCCGCACCAGCTCTCCGGCGGCCAGCGGCAGCGGGTTGCGCTTGCCCGCGCCCTGGTTATCGAACCGGCGGTGCTCTTGCTCGACGAGCCGCTCGGCGCGCTGGATCTGAAGCTGCGCCGGCAGATGCAGGATGAGCTGAAGGCTATCCAGAAGCGCGTCGGCACCGCATTCGTCCATGTCACCCACGATCAGGAAGAAGCGATGGCGCTGGCCGACCATTGCGTGGTGATGAATGACGGGCGCATCGAAGATGAGGGCTCGCCCGAGCGGGTCTATGCCCGGCCGAAGACACGCTTCTCCGCGACCTTCATGGGTGAAAGCACGATCGTCGCCGGCAAGGCCGACGATCCGCAGGGCGGGCGCGTCACAGTCGCGACCAAACTTGGCCCGGTCTCAGTACCCGGCACGTCGCCCGCCGGCCGCGGCGTTGCGCTTGGCATACGGCCCGAACATCTGCTCCTCGGCGACGCCAAAGGCGATGTCGCGCTTGGCACGGCCAGGATTAGCGACGTCGTCTTCCAGGGCAGCTTCAAGCGCGTGCTGGCAGCCTCGATGCAGGATCCGGCGCTGCAGTTCATCGCCAAGGCGCCTGTCGCAGCGACGGTTGAGGCTGGAGACACGGTCGCCGTTTCATGCAACGCTGGCGACATCATCCTGCTGGCGGACTGA
- a CDS encoding NAD kinase encodes MSKQTSRFAFVSSDTDDARSALETLSARYGQMPVADAEIVIALGGDGFLLQTLRDTMSTGKKVYGMNRGTIGFLMNEYRAGALEDRIASAVSETIRPLEMQAVTHDGETISALAINEVALWRQSYQTAKIRITVDDQVRLEELNCDGVMIATPAGSTAYNLSAHGPILPLDAPLLALTPVSPFRPRRWRGALLSNKATVRFDILESEKRPVNAAADHTEVKAVASVTVRESPTATATLLFDPNHSWNERILAEQFRY; translated from the coding sequence ATGAGCAAACAAACCAGCCGCTTCGCCTTCGTCTCATCCGATACCGACGACGCCCGCTCGGCGCTGGAGACATTGTCGGCCCGCTACGGGCAAATGCCGGTCGCCGATGCCGAGATCGTTATCGCGCTTGGCGGCGACGGGTTCCTGCTGCAGACGCTGCGCGACACGATGAGCACGGGAAAGAAGGTCTACGGCATGAACCGTGGAACGATCGGCTTCCTGATGAACGAGTATCGCGCCGGCGCACTCGAGGATCGCATCGCGTCGGCGGTGTCGGAGACGATCCGCCCGCTCGAGATGCAGGCGGTGACGCATGATGGCGAAACGATCTCCGCGCTCGCCATCAACGAAGTGGCGCTCTGGCGCCAGTCCTACCAGACGGCGAAGATCCGCATCACCGTCGACGATCAGGTGCGGCTGGAGGAATTGAACTGCGACGGCGTGATGATCGCTACGCCGGCAGGTTCCACCGCCTATAATCTGTCGGCGCACGGGCCGATCCTGCCGCTCGACGCGCCGCTGCTTGCGCTGACGCCGGTCAGCCCGTTCCGGCCGCGGCGCTGGCGCGGCGCGCTGCTGTCCAACAAGGCGACGGTGCGCTTCGACATACTGGAGTCGGAAAAGCGCCCGGTGAACGCCGCCGCCGACCATACGGAGGTCAAGGCCGTTGCCTCGGTCACCGTCCGGGAATCCCCGACCGCGACAGCGACACTGCTGTTCGATCCCAACCATTCGTGGAATGAACGCATCCTGGCCGAGCAGTTCCGCTACTGA